Proteins encoded within one genomic window of Cyprinus carpio isolate SPL01 chromosome A15, ASM1834038v1, whole genome shotgun sequence:
- the si:ch211-113p18.3 gene encoding uncharacterized protein si:ch211-113p18.3: protein MSLRSSGTTCAVRGCHYNRTKLNMWLKQECFDHKPLTKSECSCPQWFSFFRLPAAEEDRRIWLLKKPPNNLYVCSFHFVDKKPTAENPYPTLWLGYYRPPEKKRRKLQRKDTSTVSTDECGDARSEDVTYRDAEILDGCYTGRPK from the exons ATGTCCTTGAGAAGTTCTGGGACGACGTGCGCAGTTCGCGGCTGTCACTATAACAGAACGAAACTTAACATGTGGCTAAAACAAGAGTGTTTTGATCACAAACCGCTCACAAAATCAGAGTGTTCCTGTCCGCAGTGGTTTTCCTTCTTTCGACTGCCTGCTGCCGAGGAGGACAGGAGGATTTGGCTATTGAAAAAGCCACCAAACAATCTGTACGTGTGCAGCTTTCACTTTGTTGACAAGAAACCTACAGCAGAGAATCCTTATCCAACACTATGGCTCGGCTATTACAGACCTCCGGAAAAGAAGCGCCGTAAACTGCAAAGAAAAGATACCAGCACGGTGTCTACAG ATGAGTGCGGTGATGCAAGAAGTGAGGATGTTACGTACCGTGATGCTGAGATTCTGGATGGATGCTACACTGGAAGACCAAAATAA